A region from the Acanthochromis polyacanthus isolate Apoly-LR-REF ecotype Palm Island chromosome 23, KAUST_Apoly_ChrSc, whole genome shotgun sequence genome encodes:
- the rps4x gene encoding 40S ribosomal protein S4, X isoform isoform X2, which translates to MARGPKKHLKRVAAPKHWMLDKLTGVFAPRPSTGPHKLRECLPLIIFLRNRLKYALTGDEVKKICMQRFIKIDGKVRTDVTYPAGFMDVISIEKTGEHFRLIYDVKGRFTVHRITAEEAKYKLCKVKKIIIGTKGIPHLVTHDARTIRYPDPLIKVNDTVRIDLDTGKITDFIKFDTGNLCMVTGGANLGRIGVITNRERHPGSFDVVHVKDSTGNSFATRLSNIFIIGKGNKPWVSLPRGKGIRLTIAEERDKRLAAKQGSS; encoded by the exons GCAAGAGGACCGAAGAAGCACCTGAAGCGCGTCGCAGCGCCAAAGCACTGGATGCTGGACAAGCTCACCGGAGTGTTT GCTCCTCGTCCATCCACCGGTCCCCACAAGCTGAGGGAGTGCCTGCCCCTCATCATCTTCCTGAGGAACCGCCTCAAGTACGCCCTGACTGGGGATGAAGTGAAGAAGATCTGCATGCAGAGGTTCATCAAAATCGACGGCAAGGTCCGCACCGATGTCACCTACCCTGCTGGATTCATGG ATGTGATCAGCATCGAGAAGACTGGTGAGCACTTCCGCCTGATCTATGATGTCAAGGGACGTTTCACCGTCCACCGCATCACCGCTGAGGAGGCCAAG tACAAGCTGTGCAAGGTGAAGAAGATCATCATTGGCACCAAGGGAATCCCTCACCTGGTGACCCACGACGCCCGCACCATCCGCTACCCCGACCCCCTCATCAAGGTCAACGACACAGTCCGCATTGACCTGGACACCGGCAAGATCACAGACTTCATCAAGTTTGACACCG gTAACCTGTGCATGGTGACTGGTGGTGCTAACTTGGGGCGTATTGGTGTGATCACCAACAGGGAGCGTCACCCTGGATCCTTCGACGTTGTGCACGTCAAGGACAGCACAGGCAACAGCTTTGCTACCAGGCTCTCCAACATCTTCATTATTGGCAAG GGCAACAAGCCGTGGGTGTCCCTGCCCAGAGGAAAGGGAATCCGTCTGACCATCGCcgaggagagagacaagaggcTGGCCGCCAAGCAGGGCAGCAGCTAA
- the rps4x gene encoding 40S ribosomal protein S4, X isoform isoform X1 — MARGPKKHLKRVAAPKHWMLDKLTGVFAPRPSTGPHKLRECLPLIIFLRNRLKYALTGDEVKKICMQRFIKIDGKVRTDVTYPAGFMDVISIEKTGEHFRLIYDVKGRFTVHRITAEEAKYKLCKVKKIIIGTKGIPHLVTHDARTIRYPDPLIKVNDTVRIDLDTGKITDFIKFDTGNLCMVTGGANLGRIGVITNRERHPGSFDVVHVKDSTGNSFATRLSNIFIIGKGNKPWVSLPRGKGIRLTIAEERDKRLAAKQGSS, encoded by the exons ATG GCAAGAGGACCGAAGAAGCACCTGAAGCGCGTCGCAGCGCCAAAGCACTGGATGCTGGACAAGCTCACCGGAGTGTTT GCTCCTCGTCCATCCACCGGTCCCCACAAGCTGAGGGAGTGCCTGCCCCTCATCATCTTCCTGAGGAACCGCCTCAAGTACGCCCTGACTGGGGATGAAGTGAAGAAGATCTGCATGCAGAGGTTCATCAAAATCGACGGCAAGGTCCGCACCGATGTCACCTACCCTGCTGGATTCATGG ATGTGATCAGCATCGAGAAGACTGGTGAGCACTTCCGCCTGATCTATGATGTCAAGGGACGTTTCACCGTCCACCGCATCACCGCTGAGGAGGCCAAG tACAAGCTGTGCAAGGTGAAGAAGATCATCATTGGCACCAAGGGAATCCCTCACCTGGTGACCCACGACGCCCGCACCATCCGCTACCCCGACCCCCTCATCAAGGTCAACGACACAGTCCGCATTGACCTGGACACCGGCAAGATCACAGACTTCATCAAGTTTGACACCG gTAACCTGTGCATGGTGACTGGTGGTGCTAACTTGGGGCGTATTGGTGTGATCACCAACAGGGAGCGTCACCCTGGATCCTTCGACGTTGTGCACGTCAAGGACAGCACAGGCAACAGCTTTGCTACCAGGCTCTCCAACATCTTCATTATTGGCAAG GGCAACAAGCCGTGGGTGTCCCTGCCCAGAGGAAAGGGAATCCGTCTGACCATCGCcgaggagagagacaagaggcTGGCCGCCAAGCAGGGCAGCAGCTAA
- the cited1 gene encoding cbp/p300-interacting transactivator 1, protein MTSLLFPGNAHAAMKDLSSSSSPLTSLLHYPSSKTSVVPFSPSAGPVSSPGSPLTSAPLSKPQPFCLQTGPHLIASMQLQKLNSHYQNLAGAATGHPAPGGAQRGFGASPLGTSNQLLGPTGTLGGGGMGIGMGNQGSGAGGIIDFDPVDEEVLMSLVVELGLDRANELPELWLGQNEFDFMSDVPAGC, encoded by the coding sequence ATGACCTCACTGCTGTTCCCTGGCAACGCCCACGCTGCGATGAAggacctctcctcctcctcctcacctcttACCTCCCTCCTCCACTACCCATCCTCCAAGACCTCCGTCGTGCCCTTCTCTCCGTCCGCCGGTCCCGTCTCCTCACCCGGCTCGCCGCTGACCTCGGCGCCGCTCTCTAAACCTCAGCCGTTCTGCCTGCAGACGGGGCCTCACCTCATCGCCAGCATGCAGCTGCAGAAGCTCAACTCACACTACCAGAACCTGGCTGGCGCCGCCACCGGACACCCAGCGCCCGGCGGGGCTCAGAGGGGCTTCGGTGCCTCACCGCTGGGCACCAGTAACCAGCTGCTGGGGCCGACTGGGACTCTCGGTGGAGGCGGGATGGGCATCGGCATGGGGAACCAGGGCTCCGGCGCCGGTGGAATTATCGACTTTGACCCGGTGGACGAGGAGGTCCTCATGTCCCTGGTGGTGGAGCTGGGTTTGGACCGAGCCAACGAGCTGCCGGAGCTCTGGCTGGGGCAGAACGAGTTTGATTTCATGTCAGACGTTCCGGCCGGATGCTGA